The sequence below is a genomic window from Candidatus Obscuribacterales bacterium.
AACTCCACGGCCGCGCTGGGCTTCTACCAGTCCTTGACTAGCTAAGTTAGCGATCGCCCGTCGAATGGTAATCCGGCTCACCTCAAAGCGCAGCATCAGTTGATATTCACTGGGCAGTTGTTCTCCCGGTAAATAGGTACCATCGTCTATTTCTGCCAGCAGTTTCTCAGAAATCGTTAGATGTAACGGTCGGGGTGATGATGCTGGGGCTGGTTTGGTCATGGAGTCTTGATCAAGCAGGATTTTGCTTCCCCATTCTGCCACAGGGCTGTCTTCCTCCAAGGAGCGTT
It includes:
- a CDS encoding GntR family transcriptional regulator: MAEWGSKILLDQDSMTKPAPASSPRPLHLTISEKLLAEIDDGTYLPGEQLPSEYQLMLRFEVSRITIRRAIANLASQGLVEAQRGRGV